A region from the Lemur catta isolate mLemCat1 chromosome 7, mLemCat1.pri, whole genome shotgun sequence genome encodes:
- the NECTIN1 gene encoding nectin-1 isoform X1: MARMGLAGAAGRWWGLALGLTAFFLPGAQAQVVQVNDSMYGFIGTDVVLHCSFANPLPSVKITQVTWQKATNGTKQNVAIYNPAMGVSVLAPYRERVEFLRPSFTDGTIRLSHLELEDEGVYICEFATFPTGNRESQLNLTVMAKPTNWIEGTQAVLRAKKGQDDKVLVATCTSANGKPPSVVSWETRLKGEAEYQEIRNPNGTVTVISRYRLVPSREAHQQSLACIVNYHTDRFKDSLTLNVQYEPEVTIEGFDGNWYLQRMDVKLTCKADANPPATEYRWTTLNGSLPKGVEAQNRTLFFKGPINYSLAGTYICEATNPIGTRSGQVEVNITEFPYTPSPPEHGRRAGPVPTAIIGGVAGSVLLVLIVVGGIVVALRRRRHTFKGDYSTKKHVYGNGYGKAGVPQHHPPLAQNLQYPDDSDDEKKAGPLGGSSYEEEEEEEGGGGGERKVGVPHPKYDEDAKRPYFTVDEAEARQDGYGDRTLGYQYDPEQLDLAENMVSQNDGSFISKKEWYV, from the exons GTGCCCAGGCCCAGGTGGTCCAGGTGAATGACTCCATGTATGGCTTCATCGGCACAGACGTGGTGCTGCACTGCAGCTTTGCCAACCCGCTGCCCAGTGTGAAGATCACCCAGGTCACGTGGCAGAAGGCCACCAATGGCACCAAGCAGAACGTGGCCATCTACAACCCCGCCATGGGCGTCTCCGTGCTGGCTCCCTACCGCGAGCGCGTGGAGTTCCTGCGGCCCTCCTTCACCGACGGCACCATCCGCCTCTCCCACCTGGAGCTGGAGGATGAGGGTGTCTACATCTGCGAGTTTGCCACCTTCCCCACGGGCAATCGTGAGAGCCAACTCAATCTCACTGTGATGG CCAAACCCACCAACTGGATAGAGGGCACCCAGGCAGTGCTCCGAGCCAAGAAGGGGCAGGACGACAAGGTCCTGGTGGCCACCTGTACCTCGGCTAACGGGAAGCCTCCCAGTGTGGTGTCCTGGGAAACACGGCTGAAGGGTGAGGCCGAGTACCAGGAGATTCGGAACCCCAATGGCACAGTGACAGTCATCAGCCGTTACCGCTTGGTGCCCAGCAGGGAGGCCCACCAGCAGTCCCTGGCCTGCATCGTCAACTACCACACGGACCGCTTCAAGGACAGCCTCACTCTCAACGTGCAGT ATGAGCCTGAGGTGACCATCGAGGGGTTTGATGGCAACTGGTACCTGCAGCGGATGGATGTGAAGCTCACGtgcaaagctgatgctaaccccccGGCCACCGAATACCGCTGGACCAC GCTGAATGGCTCTCTCCCCAAGGGCGTGGAGGCCCAGAACAGAACCCTCTTCTTCAAGGGACCCATCAACTATAGCCTGGCAGGCACCTACATCTGTGAGGCCACCAACCCCATCGGCACCCGCTCGGGCCAGGTGGAGGTCAATATCACAG AATTCCCCTACACCCCGTCTCCTCCCGAGCATGGGCGGCGCGCCGGGCCGGTGCCCACGGCCATCATTGGGGGCGTGGCGGGGAGCGTCCTGCTGGTGCTGATTGTGGTCGGCGGGATCGTGGTCGCCCTGCGCCGGCGCCGGCACACCTTCAAGGGTGACTACAGCACCAAGAAGCACGTGTACGGCAACGGCTACGGCAAGGCGGGCGTCCCGCAGCACCACCCGCCCCTGGCGCAGAACCTGCAGTACCCAGATGACTCGGACGATGAGAAGAAGGCCGGCCCGCTGGGGGGGAGCAGCtacgaggaggaagaggaggaggagggcggcGGAGGGGGCGAGCGCAAGGTGGGCGTCCCCCACCCCAAGTACGACGAGGACGCCAAGCGGCCGTACTTCACCGTGGATGAGGCAGAGGCCCGTCAGGATGGCTACGGGGACCGGACTCTGGGATACCAGTACGACCCCGAGCAGCTGGACTTGGCTGAGAACATGGTTTCTCAGAACGACGGGTCTTTCATTTCCAAGAAGGAGTGGTACGTGTAG